One genomic segment of Candidatus Tanganyikabacteria bacterium includes these proteins:
- a CDS encoding helix-turn-helix domain-containing protein, producing MQLSVRDLAEALGLPSATVYRWLKTRGLPGVTVQDEVRFNRVDVLEWSLRRGFGLVRDLFAGEDEDQHMTAPVAEALARGGTRPIPGGPLGPEVADSLAAALPEVPAAHLASLLPALRAGRAPGWQPVPQGPVIIPRPRHPLVCPLSAPSLVVVYPSRGVALPASFGPELIRAWIWILSPTPRAHLALLERLGRMLIRQGLADLLAAQVSPERLHAEIAFREEAA from the coding sequence TTGCAGCTCTCGGTGCGCGATCTCGCGGAGGCGCTCGGTCTTCCGTCGGCGACGGTGTACCGGTGGCTCAAGACCCGGGGATTGCCCGGCGTGACTGTGCAGGATGAGGTGCGGTTCAACCGCGTGGACGTCCTCGAATGGTCCTTGCGGCGAGGCTTCGGCCTCGTCCGGGATCTGTTCGCGGGCGAGGACGAGGACCAGCACATGACGGCGCCCGTGGCGGAGGCGCTTGCGCGGGGCGGCACGCGCCCGATCCCCGGGGGGCCGCTGGGCCCCGAGGTCGCGGACAGTCTGGCCGCGGCGCTCCCGGAAGTTCCGGCCGCTCACCTGGCGTCTCTCCTGCCCGCATTGCGGGCCGGACGCGCCCCGGGTTGGCAACCGGTGCCGCAAGGACCGGTGATCATCCCCCGCCCGCGCCATCCTCTCGTCTGCCCCCTTTCGGCCCCCAGCCTCGTCGTGGTGTATCCGTCCCGCGGCGTCGCGCTGCCGGCCTCCTTCGGCCCCGAGTTGATACGAGCCTGGATCTGGATCCTGTCGCCCACCCCGCGGGCCCACCTGGCGCTGCTGGAACGCCTGGGCCGCATGCTGATCCGCCAGGGCCTGGCCGACCTCCTCGCGGCGCAGGTCTCGCCGGAACGCCTGCATGCCGAGATCGCATTCCGGGAAGAGGCTGCCTGA